From Vigna angularis cultivar LongXiaoDou No.4 chromosome 11, ASM1680809v1, whole genome shotgun sequence:
TGTGAAGGAAAATCCAAGGCTCTTGCTACTCAACTTGAACATGAGTCATGAAACTCAATAAAAATATCATCTACAAGCCTCTAATTTCATCATGTCTACAACTTTTCTAAGTCCATCACATTACATTTCCTTTCCCTTATCTTTCCCATGACCACACTTGTGCAATTCTCTATCAAATGTTCGCTCTTGAAGCCCAAGTTCTTCCATGATGGCATATACAAGAGACCCACTTTCCCTTTCTCTCGGATGGAAGCAAAGGTTGGCTCTTTTAGTGGGAATAGCTTGAAACTGAGAGAGGGCAGGGAGAACTTGTGCTTTTTGGGAAGCGCAGTGTTTCAAAATGGGGTTTTGTTGAAAGATAAGGGTTCCAAGAGGGAAAAGAGAATGGTGGCGGTGAGGAATAATCAGGGGTTTGGCTTCaacggtggtggtggtggaagagATGATGGTGCCACCGCTCGGCTTTTGGGAAATATTGCTTTAGCTGTTGGGCTGACTTACCTTTCTGTGACTGGACAACTTGGTTGGATTTTGGATGCTATTGTCTCCATTTGGGTATTGTTCAATATTCTCTTCCTTGGTTTCTTTTGTTCTATCGCTGTCTTGAAATACGGAAGTGTTCAAGTGcatattatatttgtatatgaTAGGTTCTTTTTTTCGATCTTGTTTTTGAGTTATCCTTTTGTGACTGTGCTGAGTGGTTTAGTCAGTTTAGCCGAGTACATACTTTTACTTGTTTCTTTTAGAAACCCTGAGGTTGTGCCAAGGCTCATTTTGCTGATTTTATCATCTATATTTGGAAATGTTCTTGTAAATGCATTTGCACACCACTTTAAAAGAAGAAAGCAACAAGATAGAATGAATAACAGAGGAATCAAATATGAATAATTGTGTAATTTATTATGGCAGAGTCTATTAAATAGGTTTTCCTGGTGCTTCTCGGTTACACCATTCTTCCCATCTTTTAATTGTGTGTATTATAAATCCTGTTATAGTCTAACACATCCAATAAAAAGATGGTGTGGCAATTTGTTTTTGGATAGGCaattaaattagaaatagaCGAAGGATAATTTTCAATACTTTGTTAGGTGCTCCAGCTcactaaatgaaaattatatgcTGTTAGACTTTTTGTGTTTTGGTTGTCAGATTGGTGGTAGCCCTGGTAGAAGTGTTACATGATCAGATAAAACATGTTTAGTGTTTAACCTGAAAAAAGAATCAGGTTGCTCTTAAGATTATTTCAATGATTAGTCTTCTAGGTTGACTGAGACAAATTTTGTGCACCAATGCAAGACCATGCTACCTGTCCAGGGACGTGGGGATAAGTTCTTATTTGCTGCTTTCacataatttcttaaatttcacCCTCATAAAAAGACACCATTTCAGTATTTCATAAAACATTGTGTGATGTAAATTCCTTTTATTCAATGTAAATTTTTCAAAGATATGTCCTTTAATCCCTTGGAGGCCCTTAAGGCTCAGTATCTTCCAATAAATGTAGGTATGAGAAATTAGCCCTTGTAAATCAATGAACtgattgatttaatttttcttctccttttcttttttattttcagctCATTGCGGTGCTAATACCAATAGTAGGTGTCGGTGCTTTCCTCTGGTGGGCAGGACGAGATATAATGCAAGGCACTGTGAGGGTTCTTCCAAATTTAACTCTGAAATTTCTTGCTCTTTTAACTGTACTATATAATCTGAGATATATAGCTTATAGTCGCTTTATTTGTATTGCTTTTGCACACTTCCATGTTTAAGCATGAAGCCAATTTTCCCCAGTAGAGGATTTGtacagaattttattttaaaaggttttaaGGTGGAAATTTAAATGCTCAAGTTATTTTATGTCAAACTAgcttttttcattattttgttttgatatcagtttattgattttattctatCCACTTACTGTGAACGCATAGTATATTGAGAAGTAGTTAATGCTAAGGTGATTTGTAACTGTACTGACTGGGTTTGTGTTTGTTGTATATATGCAGTGTCCAAATTGTGGAAATGATTTTCAGGTTTTCAAGTAAGATTCACCTTGTTAAGGTAGTTGTTGATGATTTGTTTTGAATTAATCCCACTAACCACCTCTACTCtataatttgtaataatttgTTTCAGATCTTCTCTGAATGATGATTTGCAGTTGTGCCCTTTCTGCGGTCAACCTTTTTCTGGTAAGAATGGATTACTTTGCTTGTCTCTCCATGAATTATTCTCAGTGTATTGTCAGTGTCAATATTACACAAAACTAAAGCTTTGATTATTAATTAACGGAGCTAGTT
This genomic window contains:
- the LOC108332268 gene encoding uncharacterized protein LOC108332268 translates to MTTLVQFSIKCSLLKPKFFHDGIYKRPTFPFSRMEAKVGSFSGNSLKLREGRENLCFLGSAVFQNGVLLKDKGSKREKRMVAVRNNQGFGFNGGGGGRDDGATARLLGNIALAVGLTYLSVTGQLGWILDAIVSIWLIAVLIPIVGVGAFLWWAGRDIMQGTCPNCGNDFQVFKSSLNDDLQLCPFCGQPFSVVENEFVKESVKFSNQSTTFGQAFNNFTRSKNEKDSGRAIDVEAEIKDVD